One part of the bacterium genome encodes these proteins:
- a CDS encoding N-6 DNA methylase yields the protein MALVQQCLFPVEDVKVQKHQNRKNHNQYFTPEFAVEKALSIVPDSKIENIIDPAVGNGVFLKIAAKKWTKVRLFGVDIDKEVIGKLKKSTFQSASLFYGDALLRETWQRNEFQSIISKGGFDLVVGNPPFSSWFHRIATSQILSNYKLAHRNGNLMRSQAVEILFLEIFINLCRHNGFVIIVLPDGILSNPQYKYIRTFILQETEVRYIISLPRNIFE from the coding sequence ATGGCTTTAGTCCAGCAATGTCTATTTCCTGTTGAAGATGTTAAGGTTCAAAAACATCAAAACAGGAAGAATCACAATCAGTATTTTACCCCAGAGTTCGCAGTAGAAAAAGCTCTCTCGATAGTTCCAGATTCAAAAATTGAGAACATAATAGACCCCGCAGTGGGTAATGGTGTATTCCTTAAAATCGCTGCAAAAAAATGGACGAAAGTAAGGTTATTTGGGGTGGATATAGACAAAGAGGTCATTGGCAAACTTAAGAAATCTACTTTCCAAAGTGCTAGCCTCTTTTATGGTGATGCTCTTCTACGGGAAACTTGGCAAAGAAACGAGTTTCAAAGTATAATCTCGAAAGGTGGATTTGACCTTGTCGTAGGTAATCCTCCATTCAGCAGTTGGTTTCACAGAATTGCTACATCACAAATTCTCTCAAATTATAAATTAGCCCACAGGAACGGCAATCTTATGCGAAGCCAAGCGGTAGAAATTCTTTTCTTAGAGATATTTATAAATCTATGTAGACATAATGGATTTGTAATAATTGTATTACCTGATGGCATATTGTCAAACCCTCAGTATAAGTATATAAGAACGTTTATACTTCAAGAAACAGAGGTCAGATATATTATAAGTTTGCCACGAAACATTTTTGAAG